In Arctopsyche grandis isolate Sample6627 chromosome 13, ASM5162203v2, whole genome shotgun sequence, one DNA window encodes the following:
- the LOC143921555 gene encoding uncharacterized protein LOC143921555, which produces MECRLCLSFQPAESSISIYDNQSLVQQIKGCCQLQMKEDETFPNEICLLCESNLKSFACFKTMCIKSDVTRRAMNIKTEEIILDDLNWEEENSSKFDAYETGRETGCHETEEIIQNIPLTEFDVRKGSNKDSLTCKICSKYCARKSSFDDHMNIHTGEKPYVCNICSKSFAYNSSLKVHMRIHATDQQNKCEICHKLFVSSSHLIMHMNSHTGEKPYTCDVCVKSFGSKSYLVAHMNTHTGKKPHKCDSCLKSFTLKSDLARHLNIHTGEKPYKCDICLKPFTTEHNLSVHKKNHTEEKAYSCDVCLKLFTYKSFLLEHMKLHVEEKSHKCDICSKSFTKKSSLEVHLYTHIGEKPFKCVDCSKSFATEYYLSIHRKTHSNKKPYKCDRCLKTFCYKTSLNCHMKKHDGLKPHKCEICSKSFPFKCHLMTHMITHRDLKQNKCDVCLKSFTTSQYLVMHMKNHTMEKSLSSDALLTHTKIDDPNNHSVDKIFGCDMCPRFFVTYRRLLNHKKTHSEDNPLMCNICLKTFTTKLYLEAHMKTHSGEKPFKCDNCEKSFAKKVSLKFHAYTHSGKKPFECNICSKSFTNDYIFKIHMQVHSKGKQYKCEKCSKSFGYKSSLNNHMKYHAGLKPHKCDICLKSFTFKSHLAAHVITHRGLKQYKCEICLKSFTTSHYLVTHLKTHTVEKLFSCNICSKSFATKSSLLLHNHIHTGEALNKCEVCSKSFAYKSQLVMHMHSHTGEKPYTCDICSKSFGTKSYLMLHINAHTGRTPFKCNICFKKFMSDYELKIHSNIHIAGQTYNCDMCPKFFISHQRLLSHKKTHSENKPCVCDICFKTFTLKRHLAAHIKTHSMEKPYKCDICQKSFRKKASLKIHAYSHIGKKPHECSICFKSFSNGSNLNVHIKVHSEEKHYKCDKCSKLFIYKTSLNNHMKYHAELKPHNCDICLQSFTFKSHLMAHVATHGELEQYKCDMCLKSFTTSHHLIMHVKTHTMETLFPCDMCSKSFATESSLLLHNHIHTEEAPKKCEVCFKSFSFDSQLTSHMLTHTGEEKYTCDICSKSFGTKSYLMLHINAHTGRTPFKCDICLKKFMSDYELKIHSNIHIADETYNCDMCPKVFTSQHSLLTHKKTHSEAKPHMCSICLKKFTLKPLLAAHIKTHSGEKPYKCDMCQKSFKKKSSLKTHVYLHTGRKLCKCTICPKSFTNEYILKNHIKMHSEGNQYKCDKCSKSFGYKSSLNNHMKYHTGLKPHNCDICFKSFTFKSHLAAHSKIHSGLKPYKCEVCLKSFTTSTFLVLHMKSHNENKPYKCDVCLKSFAFKSSLVSHMHIHSGKTSHKCEICSKLFLSNSHLVAHMNTHTGEKPYTCDMCLKGYGSKSYLVTHMKIHTGNKPHKCVLCSKSFSYKSSLVTHSKIHNQEKHIL; this is translated from the exons ATGGAGTGTCGGCTATGTCTTTCATTTCAACCAGCTGAGTCGTCCATTTCCATCTATGACAATCAGTCATTAGTACAACAAATCAAAGGCTGCTGTCAGCTACAG ATGAAGGAAGATGAAACATTTCCAAATGAAATATGCCTATTGTGTGAGTCCAACCTAAAATCATTCGCATGTTTTAAAACTATGTGTATTAAGAGTGATGTTACGCGAAGAGCAATGAATATCAAAACAGAAGAAATTATATTAGACGACTTAAATTGGGAGGAAGAAAATAGCAGTAAATTCGATGCATATGAG ACTGGTAGGGAAACTGGCTGTCATGAAACTGAAgaaatcattcaaaatattcCACTCACAGAATTTGATGTAAGGAAAGGTTCAAATAAGGACTCGCTTACGTGTAAAATCTGTTCAAAATATTGTGCACGAAAATCAAGCTTCGATGACCATATGAATATccacactggggaaaagccgTATGTATGCAATATATGCTCAAAATCCTTTGCATATAATTCCTCCTTAAAGGTTCATATGCGTATTCATGCAACGGACCAACAAAACAAATGTGAGATATGTCACAAATTATTCGTATCCAGTTCCCACTTGATAATGCACATGAACAGccatactggggaaaagccgTACACGTGTGATGTGTGCGTAAAATCGTTTGGATCTAAATCTTATTTAGTCGCACATATGAATACTCACACTGGgaaaaagccacacaaatgtgacagttgtttaaaatcatttacattgAAGTCGGATTTAGCGAGGCATTTGAATATACACACGGGagaaaaaccatacaaatgtgatatatgtCTGAAACCGTTCACAACTGAACACAATTTATCGgttcacaaaaaaaatcatacagagGAAAAAGCATACAGTTGTGATGTATGTTTGAAGTTATTCacatataaatcatttttattggaGCATATGAAACTTCATGTTGAAGAGAAATCACACAAGTGTGATatctgttcaaaatcatttacaaaAAAGTCTTCTTTAGAAGTACATTTATATACTCACATAGGAgaaaaaccattcaaatgtgTCGACTGCTCGAAATCATTTGCAACTGAATACTATCTATCAATTCATAGGAAAACTCATTCCAAtaaaaagccatacaaatgtgaccgATGTTTGAAAACATTCTGTTATAAAACTTCTTTAAATTGTCACATGAAAAAACACGACGGACTAAAACCCCATAAATGTGAAATCTGCTCGAAATCATTCCCATTTAAATGTCACTTGATGACACATATGATAACTCACAGAGATCTTAAACAAAACAAATGCGACGTGTGCTTAAAGTCGTTCACCACTTCACAATACTTGGTGATGCATATGAAAAATCACACAATGGAAAAATCTCTGTCGTCCGATGCATTATTGACACATACGAAAATTGATGATCCGAATAATCACAGTGTAGATAAAATTTTCGGCTGTGATATGTGTCCAAGATTTTTTGTAACTTATCGTAGGTTATTGAATCATAAAAAAACCCACTCTGAAGATAATCCTCTCATGTGTAATATATGTTTGAAAACATTTACAACGAAGCTTTACTTAGAAGCGCATATGAAGACTCATTCTGGGgaaaaaccattcaaatgtgaCAACTGCGAAAAATCTTTTGCAAAAAAAGTATCTTTAAAATTCCATGCATATACCCACTCTGGGAAAAAACCATTTGAATGTAATATCTGTTCGAAATCCTTCACAAATGATTACATCTTTAAAATTCATATGCAAGTCCATTCTAAAGGAAAACAGTATAAATGCGAAAagtgttcaaaatcattcggATATAAAAGCTCTTTAAATAATCACATGAAATACCACGCAGGACTAAAACCCCACAAGTGTGACATCTGCTTGAAGTCTTTTACTTTTAAATCTCACTTAGCGGCACATGTGATAACCCACAGAGGGCTTAAAcaatacaaatgtgaaatttgcttaaaatcattcaccACTTCACACTACTTGGTAACTCATTTGAAAACTCACACAGTTGAAAAACTGTTCTCTTGCAATATATGTTCCAAATCGTTTGCAACGAAATCATCACTGTTACTgcataatcatatacataccgGGGAAGCACTGAATAAATGTGAAGTATGTTCTAAATCATTTGCATATAAATCGCAATTGGTAATGCATATGCATAGCCATACTGGAGAAAAGCCGTATACCTGTGACATATGTTCGAAATCATTTGGAACAAAGTCGTATTTAATGCTACATATAAACGCTCACACTGGAAGAACACCTTTTAAATGCAACATCTGTTTCAAAAAGTTCATGTCGGATTATGAACTAAAGATACATTCGAATATTCACATTGCAGGCCAAACTTACAACTGCGATATGTGCCcaaaattttttatatcccaTCAAAGGCTATTGTCACATAAAAAAACGCATTCTGAAAATAAACCATGTGTCTGTGATATATGTTTCAAAACATTTACACTGAAACGTCACTTAGCAGCACATATTAAGACTCATTCTAtggaaaaaccatacaaatgtgatatttgccaAAAATCGTTTAGAAAAAAGGCATCTTTAAAAATACACGCATATTCTCACATAGGGAAGAAACCACACGAGTGCAGTATCTGCTTCAAATCCTTCTCAAATGGATCTAACCTAAACGTTCATATAAAAGTCCATAGTGAGGAAAAACATTACAAATGCGACAAGTgttcgaaattatttatatataaaacctcTTTAAATAATCACATGAAATATCACGCAGAATTAAAACCCCATAATTGTGACATCTGCTTGCAGTCTTTCACTTTTAAATCTCACCTGATGGCACATGTGGCAACTCATGGAGAGCTTGAGCAATATAAATGCGATATgtgcttaaaatcattcaccACTTCACACCACTTGATAATGCATGTGAAAACACACACAATGGAAACATTGTTCCCTTGCGATATGTGTTCCAAATCGTTCGCAACGGAATCATCACTGCTATTGCATAATCATATCCATACCGAGGAAGCACCAAAAAAATGTGAAgtatgttttaaatcattttcattcgaCTCGCAATTGACATCACATATGCTTACCCATACTGGGGAAGAGAAGTATACTTGTGACATATGCTCGAAATCATTTGGAACAAAGTCGTATTTAATGCTACATATAAACGCCCATACTGGAAGAACACCTTTTAAATGTGATATCTGTTTGAAAAAGTTTATGTCAGATTATGAACTAAAGATACATTCGAATATTCACATTGCAGATGAAACTTACAACTGTGACATGTGCCCGAAAGTTTTTACATCTCAGCACAGTTTATTGACGCATAAAAAAACGCACTCTGAAGCTAAACCCCATATGTGTAGTATATGTTTGAAAAAATTCACATTGAAGCCTCTCTTGGCAGCACACATCAAGACTCATTCTGGGGAAAAGCCGTATAAATGTGACATGTGCCAAAAATCGTTCAAAAAAAAGTCATCTTTAAAAACACATGTATATCTTCACACTGGGAGAAAACTATGCAAATGTACCATTTGCCCAAAATCCTTCACAaatgaatacatattaaaaaatcatatcaaaATGCATTCTGAAGGAAATCAGTACAAATGCGACAagtgttcaaaatcatttggaTATAAATCCTCATTAAATAATCACATGAAGTATCACACAGGATTAAAACCGCATAACTGTGATATCTGCTTCAAGTCTTTTACTTTTAAATCTCACTTGGCGGCACACAGCAAGATTCACAGCGGTCTGAAACCTTACAAATGCGAAGTCTGTCTGAAGTCGTTTACGACTTCAACATTCTTAGTATTGCATATGAAGAGCCATAACGAGAataagccatacaaatgtgacgtaTGTTTGAAATCGTTTGCATTTAAATCTTCCTTGGTGTCACATATGCATATTCATTCGGGAAAAacgtcacacaaatgtgaaatatgTTCCAAATTATTTCTATCTAACTCACACTTGGTTGCCCATATGAACACccatactggggaaaagccgTACACATGTGACATGTGTTTGAAGGGATATGGATCTAAATCTTACTTGGTAACGCATATGAAAATTCACACTGGAAATAAACCGCATAAATGTGTTTTATGTTCAAAATCTTTTTCATACAAATCATCTTTGGTTACACATTCCAAAATTCATAATCAAGAAAAACATATATTGTAA